One segment of Dolichospermum sp. DET69 DNA contains the following:
- a CDS encoding UDP-N-acetylmuramate--L-alanine ligase has protein sequence MSNSIDFSGRPFHFIGIGGIGMSALAYVLTKRQLPVSGSDLRANHITHKLESLGAHIFSRQEANNLEFFLPELETDTVLLTSPEKLSVAKTTLPQVVCSTAINANNLEYKAALELGCPIWHRSDVLAALIADYYSIAVAGTHGKTTTSSMIGYMLLQAGLDPTILVGGEVKAWEGNARMGASRYLVAEADESDGSLVKHAPEIGIITNIELDHPDHYETLEQVIDTFQIFAQGCKTLVGSIDCETVRDCLKPTISYSLYPDKGADYTVTNVDYRADGTTALVWEKGKALGLLNLQLLSHHNLSNSLAAVAVGRVLGLEFGEIAKGIATFEGARRRFEFRGEAAGVTFIDDYAHHPSEIRATLAAARLQARPGQRVVAIFQPHRYTRTLTFLKEFAESFTHADLVVLTDIYSAGEPDLGQISGENLATAISNHNPEVVYQQTLPLVSEFLLQNLRPGDLALFLGAGNLNQAIPELITTMSEPAKATS, from the coding sequence ATGAGTAATTCTATAGATTTTAGTGGTAGACCATTTCATTTCATTGGGATTGGTGGGATTGGAATGTCTGCTTTGGCTTATGTTTTAACCAAACGCCAGTTGCCAGTATCCGGTTCAGATTTACGTGCTAATCATATTACGCACAAGTTAGAATCCCTGGGCGCTCACATTTTTAGTAGACAAGAAGCCAATAATTTGGAATTTTTTCTGCCTGAATTAGAGACTGATACCGTACTATTAACTTCTCCAGAAAAGTTGTCTGTGGCAAAAACAACCTTACCTCAAGTGGTTTGTTCTACAGCTATTAATGCTAATAATTTAGAATATAAAGCTGCACTGGAATTAGGCTGCCCAATTTGGCATCGTTCCGATGTTCTCGCAGCTTTGATTGCCGACTATTATAGCATTGCTGTGGCAGGAACTCATGGCAAAACTACTACGAGTAGTATGATTGGTTATATGCTCTTGCAAGCTGGACTTGATCCGACAATTTTAGTCGGTGGTGAAGTTAAGGCTTGGGAAGGTAATGCCAGAATGGGAGCAAGCCGTTATTTAGTAGCGGAAGCCGATGAGTCTGATGGTTCTTTGGTAAAACACGCTCCAGAGATTGGCATTATTACTAATATTGAATTAGATCATCCTGACCACTATGAGACATTAGAACAGGTAATTGATACTTTCCAAATCTTTGCTCAAGGTTGCAAAACTTTGGTAGGTAGCATTGATTGTGAAACTGTGCGTGATTGCCTCAAACCAACCATTAGCTATAGTCTTTACCCAGATAAAGGTGCTGATTACACCGTTACCAATGTAGATTATCGTGCTGATGGGACAACGGCTTTGGTATGGGAAAAAGGTAAAGCCTTGGGGTTATTAAATTTACAGCTATTAAGTCATCATAACCTGAGTAATTCTCTAGCAGCAGTAGCTGTGGGTAGAGTTTTAGGATTAGAATTTGGGGAAATTGCTAAAGGTATTGCCACCTTTGAAGGGGCAAGACGACGGTTTGAGTTCCGAGGTGAAGCTGCTGGGGTGACTTTTATTGATGACTATGCCCATCATCCTAGCGAAATCCGTGCTACTCTAGCCGCAGCCCGTCTTCAAGCTAGACCTGGACAAAGAGTAGTTGCTATCTTCCAACCTCATCGGTATACTCGGACATTAACGTTTTTAAAAGAGTTTGCTGAGTCTTTTACTCACGCCGATTTAGTCGTGCTGACTGATATTTACAGTGCGGGTGAACCTGATTTAGGACAAATCAGTGGAGAAAATTTAGCCACTGCAATTAGTAACCATAACCCTGAAGTAGTTTATCAACAAACTTTACCTTTGGTGAGTGAGTTTTTACTGCAAAATCTTCGTCCCGGAGATTTGGCGCTGTTTTTAGGTGCAGGTAACTTGAATCAGGCTATTCCTGAACTTATTACCACCATGAGCGAACCAGCAAAAGCCACATCTTAA
- a CDS encoding hydrocarbon-binding protein: MSLLRKELGDFSSIFCFKAAIIGMEEALGEKATAIALTTAGRARGKKLAEDLGLAGSSMSLDDAAAKLNQALGKEGTCLCIVEKMISEGEIIKVYTTETLCSAGEAMDSPRKCTFTMGAVWGAVEQLIGKRLRGVHTESVLRGGTHDVFEFTPL; this comes from the coding sequence ATGTCACTATTACGTAAAGAATTAGGCGATTTTAGTAGTATTTTCTGCTTTAAAGCTGCTATTATAGGCATGGAAGAAGCTTTGGGAGAAAAAGCTACAGCTATTGCCCTGACCACAGCCGGTCGTGCTAGAGGCAAAAAGTTAGCTGAAGATTTAGGTTTAGCAGGATCTTCAATGTCATTAGATGATGCGGCTGCTAAATTAAACCAAGCTTTAGGTAAAGAAGGGACTTGTTTATGTATTGTTGAAAAGATGATTTCTGAAGGTGAAATCATTAAAGTCTATACTACGGAAACTCTTTGTTCTGCTGGTGAAGCTATGGATTCTCCCCGTAAATGCACTTTTACGATGGGTGCAGTTTGGGGCGCTGTTGAGCAACTAATTGGCAAGCGATTGAGAGGAGTTCATACCGAATCCGTCCTCAGAGGTGGTACTCATGATGTGTTTGAGTTTACTCCTTTATAG
- a CDS encoding low molecular weight phosphotyrosine protein phosphatase has translation MTYKLLFVCLGNICRSPSAENIMNHLIDQAGLTNTILCDSAGTAGYHIGASPDRRMSAAAENKLGFKLQGQARQFQISDFQEFDLILAMDRNNYDDILGSF, from the coding sequence ATGACTTATAAGTTACTTTTTGTCTGCCTTGGTAATATTTGCCGATCACCATCGGCAGAAAATATTATGAATCATCTGATTGACCAAGCAGGTTTAACTAATACAATTCTTTGCGATTCTGCGGGTACTGCTGGTTATCACATCGGTGCTTCCCCAGATAGACGCATGAGCGCCGCAGCAGAGAATAAGTTAGGATTTAAACTCCAAGGCCAAGCTCGTCAATTTCAAATCTCGGACTTTCAAGAGTTTGATTTGATTTTAGCGATGGATAGAAATAATTATGATGATATCCTGGGATCATTCTAA
- a CDS encoding YbaB/EbfC family nucleoid-associated protein: protein MAEKGQGFGFGLGKMKELAEAFKKAQQVQEGAKRLQEELEQMEILGESGGGLVKVIVSGNQEPKRVEIAASALEEGAEVLSDLVVAAMKDAYKKSTETMRERMEELTSGLELPGM from the coding sequence ATGGCAGAAAAAGGACAGGGATTTGGCTTTGGCTTAGGCAAAATGAAGGAATTAGCCGAAGCTTTTAAAAAAGCCCAGCAGGTTCAAGAAGGTGCAAAGCGTCTTCAAGAAGAACTAGAGCAAATGGAGATTCTCGGAGAATCTGGTGGTGGACTTGTTAAAGTTATTGTCAGTGGCAACCAAGAACCCAAACGAGTGGAAATTGCTGCATCTGCTTTAGAAGAAGGTGCAGAAGTGCTTTCTGATTTAGTCGTTGCGGCTATGAAAGATGCCTATAAAAAGTCTACCGAAACCATGCGGGAACGGATGGAAGAGTTAACCAGTGGACTGGAATTACCAGGAATGTAG
- a CDS encoding RRXRR domain-containing protein yields MSNFVFLIDANKTPMNPIHPAQAKKLLNSGKAAVFRRFPFVLIMNRVVENIVTCPIDLKIDPGSKFTGISLVNNRDEVIWGMELQHRGDVIKGELETRRGIRRSRRNRHTRYRKPRFLNRTRTRSWLAPSLKHRVLTTNTWVKRLIKYAPIAAITQELVRFDLQQLENPEISGIEYQQGELQGYEVREYLLEKWERKCSYCDAKDIPLQIEHIQPKAKEGSNRISNLCLSCEKCNQKKGTQDIEKFLAKKPELLTKIKFQSKRPLKDAAAVNSTRWDLFHTLKETGLPITTASGGRTKFNRRKLNLPKEHWIDAACVGVVENLNILTTNILKVKSTGQGTRRLCRINKFGFPCSNPRQKYEHKWNTGDIACCQGVSGRVVVQSATRLEIRVDGKRIGGKLTDFKKLHSKDAYSYF; encoded by the coding sequence ATGTCAAATTTCGTTTTTCTAATTGATGCTAACAAAACGCCGATGAATCCTATTCATCCAGCACAAGCTAAAAAGCTTTTGAATAGCGGTAAAGCAGCAGTATTTCGCCGCTTCCCGTTTGTCTTAATCATGAATCGTGTAGTCGAAAATATCGTTACTTGTCCCATTGATTTAAAGATAGATCCCGGCTCTAAATTTACAGGTATTTCCTTGGTAAATAACCGAGATGAGGTTATTTGGGGAATGGAATTACAGCATCGTGGTGATGTAATCAAAGGTGAGTTGGAAACACGCAGAGGAATTAGGCGTAGTAGAAGAAACCGCCATACTCGCTATAGAAAGCCACGGTTTTTGAATAGAACCCGCACAAGAAGTTGGTTAGCTCCAAGTTTAAAACATCGGGTATTGACTACTAACACTTGGGTCAAAAGATTAATAAAATATGCCCCAATTGCAGCTATTACTCAAGAGTTAGTTAGATTTGATTTACAACAATTAGAGAACCCTGAGATATCGGGAATAGAGTATCAGCAAGGGGAGTTACAAGGTTACGAAGTTAGAGAGTATTTACTAGAGAAATGGGAGAGAAAATGTAGCTACTGTGATGCAAAAGATATCCCGCTTCAAATAGAACATATTCAACCTAAAGCGAAAGAAGGAAGTAACAGAATAAGTAATTTATGCTTATCCTGTGAAAAATGCAATCAAAAAAAAGGAACACAGGACATTGAAAAGTTTTTGGCTAAAAAACCAGAACTCTTAACAAAAATTAAGTTTCAGTCAAAAAGACCTTTAAAGGATGCGGCTGCTGTTAACTCTACAAGATGGGATTTATTCCACACTTTAAAAGAAACTGGATTACCAATTACGACAGCTTCTGGTGGAAGGACAAAATTTAATAGGAGAAAATTAAATCTCCCCAAGGAACACTGGATAGATGCGGCTTGTGTTGGAGTAGTAGAAAACTTAAATATATTAACAACAAATATATTAAAAGTGAAATCTACTGGACAGGGAACAAGAAGATTGTGCCGTATAAACAAGTTCGGTTTCCCTTGCTCTAACCCCCGACAAAAGTATGAACACAAATGGAACACAGGTGATATCGCCTGTTGTCAAGGTGTCTCAGGTCGAGTTGTAGTGCAATCTGCGACTAGGCTAGAGATAAGGGTAGACGGGAAAAGAATTGGCGGTAAACTTACTGATTTCAAAAAACTCCACAGCAAAGATGCTTATTCCTACTTTTGA
- the murB gene encoding UDP-N-acetylmuramate dehydrogenase: MITSQGFGKICEFSDLTPQLQTRNDVDYSKLIYLPGTNCPLKTHTSLSAFTSYRVGGEAECYVSPQDLGALQASIEYAKENDLAVTILGAGSNLLVSDRGIPGLVIATRHLRSKNFDPATGQLTVSAGEAIPTLAWDAAGLGWEGLEWAVGIPGTVGGAVVMNAGAHSACIADMLVSAQVLSPDGTLSTLTPEELGYTYRSSQLQGGKRIVTQATFQLQPGADPVQVTARTKEHKKHRLSTQPYSYPSCGSVFRNPKPYTAGWLIEQTGLKGYQLGGAQVAQLHANFIVNRGGAKASDIFYLIRHIQHEVQARWSIWLEPEVKMLGEFQAGC, translated from the coding sequence ATGATAACTTCCCAAGGATTTGGCAAAATATGCGAATTTTCTGATTTGACTCCACAACTGCAAACTCGAAATGATGTGGATTATAGTAAATTAATTTACTTACCAGGAACGAATTGTCCTCTCAAAACCCATACCTCTTTGTCAGCGTTTACTTCTTATCGAGTTGGAGGAGAGGCTGAATGCTATGTTTCTCCCCAGGATTTAGGGGCGTTGCAAGCAAGTATTGAGTACGCAAAAGAAAATGATTTAGCAGTCACAATATTAGGCGCTGGTTCTAATTTGTTGGTGAGCGATCGCGGTATCCCCGGTTTAGTTATCGCTACTCGTCATCTTCGGTCTAAAAACTTCGACCCAGCCACAGGTCAACTAACTGTATCTGCGGGAGAAGCTATCCCTACTTTAGCATGGGATGCAGCGGGCTTGGGGTGGGAAGGATTAGAATGGGCTGTGGGCATTCCGGGAACGGTGGGAGGTGCGGTAGTAATGAATGCTGGAGCGCATAGTGCTTGTATTGCAGATATGTTAGTTAGCGCCCAAGTTCTTTCCCCAGATGGAACTTTATCCACTCTCACCCCAGAGGAGTTAGGCTACACATACAGAAGTTCACAACTCCAAGGTGGCAAACGGATTGTGACTCAAGCCACCTTCCAACTTCAACCAGGGGCTGATCCTGTGCAAGTGACAGCTAGAACGAAGGAACATAAAAAACACCGACTTAGCACTCAACCTTACAGCTATCCTAGTTGTGGCAGTGTATTTAGAAATCCTAAACCTTATACTGCTGGTTGGTTAATTGAACAAACCGGACTCAAAGGTTATCAATTAGGGGGAGCGCAAGTTGCCCAACTCCATGCTAATTTTATTGTCAATCGGGGTGGAGCTAAAGCCAGTGATATTTTCTACCTCATTCGTCATATTCAACATGAGGTACAAGCACGCTGGTCAATTTGGTTAGAACCAGAAGTGAAAATGTTGGGTGAGTTTCAAGCAGGTTGCTAA
- a CDS encoding DNA primase — protein sequence MQIPRLHPDTIEEVKLRADIVDVVSEYVVLRKRGKDFVGLCPFHDEKSPSFTVSPNKQMYYCFGCQAAGNAIKFVMDLGKRQFADVVLDLAKRYQVPVKTLEPEQRQELQRQISLRDQLYTVLASAAQFYQHTLRQSQGQKALEYLEKSRQFQQGTIQQFGLGYAPAGWETLYRYLVESKHHPVQLVEQAGLIKPRKEGGGYYDVFRDRLMIPIRDIQGRVIAFGGRTLTDEQPKYLNSPETELFSKGKTLYALDEAKDGISKVDQAVVVEGYFDAIALHAAGINNAVASLGTALSIEQVRLLLRYSESKQLILNFDADKAGTNATERAIGEIANLAYAGEVQLKILNLPNGKDADEYLHSHTSADYQQLLVNAPLWLDWQIQKIIENRDLKQATDFQQVTQQIVKLLQNIVNSDTLNYYVSSCAEILSLGDTRLIPLRVENLLTQIKPGRIKSSPQQIRNQQPKTSKLSLVTTERSLLERAEALLLIIYLHSSRQRQIIIEDLETRNLEFSLSHHRFLWQQMAEFTVDEVDLISSVQNRYLELAEELEVVSHLFHLNEKNKTEILRTPHVIQAALACMERVFREKRYRYFMEQWEKIDPETEPEKDKYFAEAIYIEKIHLQDLEKQRQFSITDLI from the coding sequence ATGCAAATTCCCCGCTTACATCCAGATACTATTGAAGAAGTTAAACTCCGGGCTGATATTGTTGATGTAGTTTCGGAGTATGTAGTCTTGCGGAAGCGGGGTAAAGATTTTGTGGGTTTATGTCCTTTTCATGATGAAAAAAGCCCCAGTTTTACTGTCAGTCCCAATAAGCAAATGTATTATTGCTTTGGCTGTCAAGCTGCTGGTAATGCCATTAAATTTGTCATGGATTTGGGAAAACGCCAGTTTGCAGATGTGGTACTAGATTTAGCAAAGCGTTATCAAGTCCCGGTTAAAACTTTAGAACCTGAACAAAGACAAGAATTACAACGGCAAATATCTTTACGTGACCAATTATATACTGTTCTGGCTTCCGCTGCTCAATTTTATCAACACACTTTAAGACAGTCTCAAGGACAAAAGGCCTTAGAGTATTTAGAAAAAAGTCGGCAATTTCAACAAGGAACAATTCAACAATTTGGTTTAGGTTATGCTCCTGCTGGTTGGGAAACTCTCTACCGTTATTTGGTAGAAAGTAAACATCATCCTGTGCAATTGGTAGAACAAGCGGGATTAATTAAACCCCGGAAAGAAGGGGGTGGATATTATGATGTATTCCGTGATCGCTTAATGATTCCTATTCGGGATATTCAAGGCAGAGTTATTGCTTTTGGTGGCAGAACATTAACAGATGAGCAACCGAAATATCTCAATTCTCCCGAAACAGAATTATTTAGTAAAGGCAAAACCTTATATGCTTTAGATGAAGCCAAAGACGGTATTTCTAAAGTTGATCAAGCGGTAGTTGTGGAGGGATACTTTGATGCGATCGCTCTCCATGCAGCCGGAATTAATAACGCTGTTGCTTCTCTGGGTACAGCCTTGAGTATCGAACAAGTACGGCTCTTATTACGTTACTCTGAATCCAAACAATTAATTCTCAATTTCGATGCTGATAAAGCCGGAACAAACGCCACAGAAAGAGCAATTGGGGAAATTGCTAATTTAGCTTATGCAGGAGAAGTACAATTAAAAATCCTTAATTTACCGAATGGAAAAGATGCTGATGAATATCTACATAGTCATACCTCAGCCGATTATCAACAACTATTAGTAAATGCGCCACTTTGGCTCGATTGGCAAATTCAGAAAATTATTGAAAATCGGGATTTGAAACAAGCTACAGACTTTCAACAAGTCACCCAGCAAATAGTTAAATTATTACAAAATATTGTTAATAGTGATACACTTAACTATTATGTTTCCTCCTGTGCAGAAATATTGAGTTTAGGAGATACTCGACTTATTCCTTTAAGAGTTGAAAATCTCCTCACTCAAATTAAACCTGGGAGGATAAAATCTTCACCTCAGCAAATACGCAACCAGCAACCTAAAACCTCAAAATTATCTTTAGTAACCACAGAACGGAGTTTACTAGAACGAGCCGAGGCATTATTATTAATAATTTATCTTCATTCTTCCCGACAAAGACAAATAATTATTGAAGATTTAGAAACCCGCAATTTAGAATTTAGTCTTTCTCATCATCGCTTTTTATGGCAACAAATGGCAGAATTTACAGTTGATGAAGTTGATTTAATTTCTAGCGTGCAAAATAGATATTTAGAATTAGCAGAAGAATTGGAAGTAGTTTCCCATTTATTTCATCTTAACGAAAAAAATAAAACAGAAATATTACGAACTCCTCACGTTATCCAAGCAGCATTAGCTTGTATGGAGAGAGTATTCAGAGAAAAACGCTATCGTTATTTTATGGAACAATGGGAAAAAATAGATCCTGAAACTGAACCAGAAAAAGATAAATATTTTGCTGAAGCCATATATATAGAAAAAATTCATTTACAAGACTTAGAGAAACAGCGACAATTTTCTATTACTGACTTAATTTAA
- a CDS encoding DUF4388 domain-containing protein, whose translation MSITGNFADFSLPELLQFLDQGKKTGVLHIELSPNENQNNAKQIYYIWLHQGRVIAASDRLDQQGLTLMIAQRGWISERVISRVTHISSCFINSPLGLCLKSQGLIQPEQLKLLFNGQVLRPVCALFQIKNGEFKFEPISALPLGEMTGLSMSATEVILIGLRALRDWSALAEKLPDPTSGLSGLSAKPRLQLNAQEWQVWEFANGEVPLEKIATQLNLTVDAVLQIAFRLIVVGLAEEHFMVMNASVPMMEESIHEIHVFEPVPEPAQKPAVSQSFLKNLVGFLRSKTG comes from the coding sequence ATGTCTATTACTGGTAACTTTGCAGATTTTTCTTTGCCAGAATTATTGCAATTTTTAGACCAAGGCAAAAAAACAGGTGTACTTCACATTGAATTGTCACCTAACGAAAATCAAAATAACGCCAAACAAATTTATTATATTTGGCTGCATCAAGGACGGGTTATAGCTGCATCCGATCGTTTAGATCAACAAGGTTTAACCTTAATGATTGCTCAACGAGGCTGGATAAGTGAGCGCGTTATCTCTAGGGTGACTCATATTTCTTCCTGTTTTATTAATTCACCTCTAGGACTATGCCTAAAATCCCAAGGTTTAATCCAACCAGAACAACTAAAACTGTTGTTTAATGGTCAAGTTCTCCGTCCAGTCTGTGCTTTATTTCAAATCAAAAATGGCGAGTTTAAATTTGAGCCAATCTCAGCATTGCCATTAGGAGAAATGACAGGTTTAAGTATGTCCGCAACCGAAGTTATATTAATCGGTTTGCGAGCATTGCGAGACTGGAGTGCTTTAGCCGAGAAACTACCAGATCCCACTTCCGGTTTATCAGGATTAAGTGCAAAACCCCGATTACAGCTAAATGCTCAAGAATGGCAAGTATGGGAATTTGCTAATGGTGAAGTTCCCCTAGAAAAAATTGCCACCCAACTTAATCTCACTGTAGATGCAGTATTGCAAATAGCTTTCCGTCTGATTGTTGTCGGTTTAGCAGAAGAGCATTTTATGGTTATGAATGCTTCTGTCCCCATGATGGAAGAATCTATTCACGAAATTCATGTATTTGAACCAGTACCAGAACCTGCTCAAAAGCCAGCCGTTAGTCAATCATTTCTCAAAAATCTAGTGGGTTTTCTGCGGAGTAAAACTGGTTGA